The uncultured Bacteroides sp. genome includes the window GTGAAACCAAATTAATGGCTCCCCCCATCGTATTGGGACCGTACAAAACCGAGGTGAAGGCTTTTGTTACGCTAATTTGAGCTAAGTCAAAAGTGGTAAAACGAGTAATATCCACATTCCCATCATAAGGCACATAAATAGGTACTCCATCATAAAAGATAGGAGTTTGAAGCATACTGAAACCTCTCAAATAAAGCGCTCCTTCGTTTCGTGCACCAGTTTCCGAAATGGTCAGTCCGGGAATCAGATTTACCGCGTCTGTAAGATTATCCTTATTAAATTCTCTCATTTGCAACATATCTATTTTATCAGGAGCAGAGATTTTGATTGCGGTACCTACAACATCAACCGTACCTAATTGATAAACTCTTGAAATAGAATCTGGCATAACATCCTTGTCCGCTTGTGCATATATCATAATAGCAGGTAAGCCAAGAAAGAGCATAAATAATAAACGTTTTTTCATATTCGTGTTTTTTTGAAATTTAGAATAGCAAAACCAATACTTTAAAAAACCGTTATTTTATAAAAGATAACGGGGTAACAAAAAATCGGCTCTATCGGGTAAGTATTTTAACATGTTTACCGATAAAAAACACAAAAGGAGCAAGCATCTCTCTTTTGTCTATCACATCAAAAACCGTTTCTATAGTTCCACAAGCACAATCTTCATGAGACAGTGAAATCATGGAAGCAATAACCACAGGCATATCAGTCGGTACCCCCTCTTCTATGAATACGTTAAATATCTCTTTCAAATGATCATAAGCCATATACAGCGCTAAAGTAGTGCCATGTTTAAACAGTTTAGATACATCTCGAAAATGGGCATAGTTATCGGTAACATGATCGGCTATAGCATAAATGATGCTGTTGCTCTCAAATTTTTCAGTAATAGGTATAGCGAATATGCTTGTAGCGGCAGCGGCAGCGGTTAAACCCGGAATGACTTCGAAAGGGATTCCCATCTCTTTAAGTCGTGCGCAATCTACACCACCACCGTTAAACATCATTGCATCTCCGGCTTTCAACCGTACAACCTTTTTTCCTTCATAATAGAGTTGTTCCACTATTTTAAGGAGATCAACAGCCTCTACTCCACCCTCGGGATGCTTGTCTATGAAACGAACTTCCGCATGCGTTCCTGCTTCCATAAGTATATGAGTGGCAGGCAGACAATCATACAATATACAATCGGCTTCATTCAATCTTCGCTTAGCTTCGACCGTAAGATAATCCGGGCCTCCCGGACCTGTACCAAGAATAGATACGGGATAGTAATTTCCTAATGTTTTTTCCATGTTTTTTTGTTTAAATGTAATTTATCATACTACTAAATATCCGGTACGCATACCTTACGAGATGTCATGATGTTATCCGACAAGGCATGAATACGAATATCCGTTCCATAAATATCTTTCAGAAGTCCCTCCGTAATCACCTTTTCACAAGCCCCTTGAGCCATTACGGTATGATTACGTACAATCGCAACTTTTGCATTGCACATAAAAGCATGATCAGGAGAATGTGTAGCCATCAAGATACCAAGTGACTCATCCTTTAGTGCGTTTACTTGCCTAATAATTCTGATTTGATTACCAAAATCAAGACTAGATGTTGGTTCATCCATAATTAAAAAAGCGGGCTGCTGAGCTAATGCTCTTGCCACAATAACCATCTGTTGTTCTCCGCCGCTTAGCTGAGTGAAAACTCGCTTACGCAAATGAAGAATATTGAGTCTCTCTAAACACCATTCAGCAATGGCTTTATCTTCTCTACCGGGAGAGGCAAACGATTTCAGGTGAGATACGCGACCAAAAAGAACAACATCCATTACTGTAAAAGGGAAAGGCAAGGAACGAGCTTGAGGTACATAAGCAACTTTACGGGCAAACTGAACTCGATCCCAAGAAGATAAATCTTTACCATCAAGCAAAATTTCTCCGGAATGTAGTGAAAGCAGACCAAGTAGAGAACGAAACAGCGTCGTTTTTCCGGAACCATTACGCCCCAAGACACAAACCGTTTGCCCTGTATGAATCTCCAGATTAACATTCCTGAGAATTGTCTTTTGCTGATAGCCTAACGCGGCATTTTTAATTTCCAATTTCATTTTACCATGTGTGTTTAGAGGATAAGCGTAATAGGATAAGAAACATAGGTGCACCAATCAACGAAGTGATAATGCCCAAAGGGATCTCTAATGAAGAGAGGGAACGAGAAAAGCCATCAACGATCAACATAAAGATGGCTCCAATCAAAAAAGATGCGGGCAGAAGTACTTTATGATCAGGACCTACTAAAAAACGAGCAAAATGGGGGATGATTAGCCCTACCCAACCAATAAGCCCGGTGATACTTACTACTGAAGCAGTTATCAATGATGCACAAGCAATAACTATGATACGCAATCTCCCTGCATGTACTCCTAGCGCTCGTGCTTCTTCATCTCCGAAAGAAAGTATATTCAACCTCCATGAAGAGAGTATCAAGGGAAGTAAAGCCAATCCTATAAAAGGAAAGACTGACTTCAATTCTTTCATCGTAACTTCTGCTAAGCTACCCATAAGCCAGAATGTAATATCGGGCAATTTGTACTCACTGTCTGCCAAATATTTAATCAAAGATATAAGAGCAGTAAACATGGAACCAACAATCATTCCGGAGAGCACAAGCATCAGAATGCGATCATGCGATTTACTCATTATCTTGCTAAAAGATAACGCTATGCAAACAGAAATAATACCGGTAACAAATGCCATCCCTTGAATGCCGGCAAGTCCCCAAGAGAACAGAATGGCTAGTGAAGCACCGAAACCTGCTCCTGAACTAACTCCTAAAATATCGGGACTCACCATCGGGTTTCTAAAAATACCCTGATAGGATGCGCCAGAGACAGAGAGCGACCCTCCGACAAGCACAGCAGCCAAAATACGAGGTAGCCTTATTTGGTTCAAGAGTAAAGGGAGGTTTGCATCTGTATATTCTCCTGTGAAAAGATATTTTAGTATATCTCCTATAGCAATAGAATATCTTCCTACAGAAAATGAGAAAAGAATAATCAAAACTAAAAGCAAAGTCAAAGCGGATAAAATCGCTACTCCGTTAATATTATAACTTTGTTTTAAATTCCAAACATGAATACTTCTTCTCCAATTGATGATCATAAGCTCTGCAAAATAAGTAGTTCTACCTTTTGCATAAATAGGGACAAAAAACAGACCACAACAAGAAGCTAATGTTATAAAAGAGAGAAAAACAAAAAATAAAAAAAGACATTATCCTCATAATCAGGCAATTAAAAAAAGAAAGAGGAAAGCAAAAGAAAAAGAGAAGAAGAAAAGATGGGAAAGAAAATTCCTACATAATTGTATGAAAAAAAAGTAAGACAATCCAAAATGTGCTTAGATATTTAGAAATGAGAAAAAGAAAAACACAGATATAAAGAAAGGCCATCTTCACTAAGGAAGACAGCCTTTTTTTATCAAAAAAGAAGTATTAACAAGAATAAATTAATCTTGCAATAGAATCTCCAACATCTGACAAGCAGCTTTTGCTACAGGGGTACCTGGACCAAAGATAGCAGCAACACCTGCCTTGTAAAGGAAATCATAATCTTGCGCAGGAATAACTCCTCCAGCTATAACAATAATATCCTCACGACCAAGTTTCTTCAACTCTTCCATAATCTGAGGAATCAAAGTCTTGTGTCCGGCAGCAAGTGAAGAAACACCTACTACATGAACATCATTTTCAACAGCTTCACGAGCAGCTTCGGCAGGAGTTTGGAACAAAGGTCCCATATCCACATCGAATCCACAGTCAGCATATCCTGTTGCAACAACTTTAGCACCACGGTCGTGACCGTCTTGTCCCATCTTCGCAATCATAATACGAGGCTGACGCCCCTCTTTCTTAGCAAACTTCTCGGTCAATTCACATGCACGTTTGAAGTCTGAATCATTTTTACTTTCTGATGAATACACGCCTGATATAGTTCTGATTATTGCTTTATAACGTCCTACGATTTTCTCGCAAGCATAAGATATTTCACCTAAAGTGGCACGTACACGAGCTGCTTCTACTGCCAACTCCAAAAGATTTCCTTTTTTAGTTTCTACACATTTAGTAATAGCCTCTAAAGCAGCTTGAACTTTAGCCTCATCACGTCCTTCTTTAAGCTCTTTCAAACGTTCTATCTGCTCCTTACGAACAGCAGTATTGTCAATTTCAAGAATATCGATAGGAGCTTCTTTCTCTAAACGGTATTTATTCACACCCACAATTGTTTGTGAACCTGAATCAATACGAGCCTGAGCACGAGCTGCAGCTTCTTCTATACGCATTTTAGGAATACCAGTTTCAATAGCCTTAGCCATACCACCAAGTTTTTCGACTTCTTCAATACGCTCCCATGCTTTGTGAGCTAGCTCATTAGTTAAACTCTCTACATAATATGAACCACCCCATGGATCAACATTCTTGCAAACATAAGTTTCTTCCTGAATATAAATCTGAGTATTACGGGCAATACGTGCTGAGAAATCAGTAGGTAAAGCAATGGCTTCATCAAGTGCATTAGTATGCAAGGACTGTGTATGCCCTAAAGCAGCAGCCATAGCTTCGATACAAGTACGTCCCACATTATTAAATGGATCTTGTTCAGTAAGAGACCATCCAGATGTTTGTGAGTGTGTACGCAAAGCCAAAGACTTAGGATTCTTTGGATTGAATTGCTTTACAATCTTAGCCCACAACATACGTGCTGCACGCATCTTAGCTATTTCCATAAAATGGTTTGTACCTATAGCCCAGAAGAAAGATAAACGAGGGGCAAATGCATCAATATCGATGCCTGCCGCAACACCTGCGCGAAGATACTCTAAACCATCAGCCAGTGTATAAGCCAATTCAATATCAGCAGTAGCACCAGCTTCTTGCATATGGTAGCCAGAGATAGAAATAGAATTGAACTTAGGCATTTTCTGAGAAGTATATTCAAAAATATCAGAGATAATCTTCATAGAAAAAGCAGGTGGGTAAATATAGGTATTACGAACCATGAATTCTTTCAAAATATCATTTTGAATAGTTCCGGCCATTTCTTCTAGTTTAGCACCTTGCTCTAAGCCGGCATTGATATAAAATGCCAAAATAGGAAGCACGGCACCATTCATAGTCATGGAGACAGACATCTTATTCAAAGGAATACCATCGAACAAAACTTTCATATTTTCCAAAGAACAAATAGAAACACCTGCTTTACCAACATCACCTACTACACGTTCATGATCAGGATCATAGCCACGGTGTGTAGCAAGGTCAAATGCAACAGAAAGTCCTTTCTGACCAGAAGCCAGGTTACGACGATAAAAAGCATTTGATTCTTCTGCCGTAGAGAAACCTGCATACTGACGGATGGTCCAGGGACGAAACGTATACATCACAGAATACGGTCCACGTAAATAAGGAGGAAGGCCGGCAGCAAAGTCCAAATGCTCCATTCCTTCAATATCTTCTTTTGTATAAACAGGCTTTACTTCAATGTGCTCTGGAGTTTTCCAGTCAGCTGTAATGCCGTTAGCTTTTTG containing:
- a CDS encoding iron ABC transporter permease, with the protein product MIINWRRSIHVWNLKQSYNINGVAILSALTLLLVLIILFSFSVGRYSIAIGDILKYLFTGEYTDANLPLLLNQIRLPRILAAVLVGGSLSVSGASYQGIFRNPMVSPDILGVSSGAGFGASLAILFSWGLAGIQGMAFVTGIISVCIALSFSKIMSKSHDRILMLVLSGMIVGSMFTALISLIKYLADSEYKLPDITFWLMGSLAEVTMKELKSVFPFIGLALLPLILSSWRLNILSFGDEEARALGVHAGRLRIIVIACASLITASVVSITGLIGWVGLIIPHFARFLVGPDHKVLLPASFLIGAIFMLIVDGFSRSLSSLEIPLGIITSLIGAPMFLILLRLSSKHTW
- the scpA gene encoding methylmalonyl-CoA mutase, which gives rise to MRPNFKNLDIYAAFQPSDGMEWQKANGITADWKTPEHIEVKPVYTKEDIEGMEHLDFAAGLPPYLRGPYSVMYTFRPWTIRQYAGFSTAEESNAFYRRNLASGQKGLSVAFDLATHRGYDPDHERVVGDVGKAGVSICSLENMKVLFDGIPLNKMSVSMTMNGAVLPILAFYINAGLEQGAKLEEMAGTIQNDILKEFMVRNTYIYPPAFSMKIISDIFEYTSQKMPKFNSISISGYHMQEAGATADIELAYTLADGLEYLRAGVAAGIDIDAFAPRLSFFWAIGTNHFMEIAKMRAARMLWAKIVKQFNPKNPKSLALRTHSQTSGWSLTEQDPFNNVGRTCIEAMAAALGHTQSLHTNALDEAIALPTDFSARIARNTQIYIQEETYVCKNVDPWGGSYYVESLTNELAHKAWERIEEVEKLGGMAKAIETGIPKMRIEEAAARAQARIDSGSQTIVGVNKYRLEKEAPIDILEIDNTAVRKEQIERLKELKEGRDEAKVQAALEAITKCVETKKGNLLELAVEAARVRATLGEISYACEKIVGRYKAIIRTISGVYSSESKNDSDFKRACELTEKFAKKEGRQPRIMIAKMGQDGHDRGAKVVATGYADCGFDVDMGPLFQTPAEAAREAVENDVHVVGVSSLAAGHKTLIPQIMEELKKLGREDIIVIAGGVIPAQDYDFLYKAGVAAIFGPGTPVAKAACQMLEILLQD
- a CDS encoding SAM-dependent methyltransferase, which gives rise to MEKTLGNYYPVSILGTGPGGPDYLTVEAKRRLNEADCILYDCLPATHILMEAGTHAEVRFIDKHPEGGVEAVDLLKIVEQLYYEGKKVVRLKAGDAMMFNGGGVDCARLKEMGIPFEVIPGLTAAAAATSIFAIPITEKFESNSIIYAIADHVTDNYAHFRDVSKLFKHGTTLALYMAYDHLKEIFNVFIEEGVPTDMPVVIASMISLSHEDCACGTIETVFDVIDKREMLAPFVFFIGKHVKILTR
- a CDS encoding ABC transporter ATP-binding protein gives rise to the protein MKLEIKNAALGYQQKTILRNVNLEIHTGQTVCVLGRNGSGKTTLFRSLLGLLSLHSGEILLDGKDLSSWDRVQFARKVAYVPQARSLPFPFTVMDVVLFGRVSHLKSFASPGREDKAIAEWCLERLNILHLRKRVFTQLSGGEQQMVIVARALAQQPAFLIMDEPTSSLDFGNQIRIIRQVNALKDESLGILMATHSPDHAFMCNAKVAIVRNHTVMAQGACEKVITEGLLKDIYGTDIRIHALSDNIMTSRKVCVPDI